The following coding sequences lie in one Xanthomonas hyacinthi genomic window:
- a CDS encoding Wadjet anti-phage system protein JetD domain-containing protein: MARANAMLLPDAALAALRGQWRLHRGAWLLGEAAPQPVTLRMPTQAQASAGFDAFGAWLRAWRATPLPGQVEWREVKWPQLGAQCLPQAWQVSADEAALALGEQPRWQRARQRCAVLLARWPQAAGLAARLRRQFDLLADAPEPEFARLLAVVDWLQAHRNSGLFLRQLPIAGIDSKWIEPRRGIVADWLAGLRDSAEPRGFDSLSGLRRAPDRVRLRLLDPMLRAQLGGLEDVHAPIAQIAALQLPVRQVLIVENRETGLACEDLPGTLLLMARGYAVDYVRAIDWLQGLPLYYWGDIDTHGLAILHRLRQHAPRTVALLMDAATLRDTPSELWGHERRQHRAQRLDALTTAEQALYTDLRSGRFGPAPRLEQERIAWDYAWPRIRAALVR; this comes from the coding sequence ATGGCGCGCGCTAACGCGATGCTGCTGCCCGACGCCGCGCTGGCCGCGCTGCGCGGGCAATGGCGGCTGCACCGCGGCGCCTGGCTGCTCGGCGAGGCCGCACCGCAGCCGGTGACGCTGCGCATGCCGACCCAGGCCCAGGCCAGCGCCGGATTCGACGCGTTCGGCGCCTGGCTGCGGGCCTGGCGCGCCACGCCGTTGCCGGGGCAGGTGGAATGGCGCGAGGTCAAATGGCCGCAGCTCGGTGCGCAATGCCTGCCGCAGGCCTGGCAGGTGAGCGCCGATGAGGCGGCGCTGGCGCTGGGCGAGCAGCCACGTTGGCAGCGCGCACGCCAGCGCTGCGCCGTTCTCCTGGCCCGTTGGCCACAAGCAGCCGGCCTGGCCGCGCGTCTGCGCCGGCAGTTCGACCTGCTCGCCGATGCGCCGGAACCGGAGTTCGCGCGTCTGCTCGCGGTGGTCGACTGGCTGCAGGCGCATCGCAACAGCGGCCTGTTCCTGCGCCAGCTGCCGATCGCCGGCATCGACAGCAAATGGATCGAGCCGCGCCGCGGGATCGTCGCCGACTGGCTGGCCGGGCTGCGCGACAGCGCCGAACCGCGCGGCTTCGACAGCCTGTCCGGGCTGCGCCGCGCGCCGGACCGGGTGCGCCTGCGCCTGCTCGATCCGATGCTGCGCGCGCAGCTTGGCGGGCTGGAGGACGTGCACGCGCCGATCGCGCAGATCGCCGCGCTGCAGCTGCCGGTACGCCAGGTGCTGATCGTGGAGAACCGCGAGACCGGCCTGGCCTGCGAAGACCTGCCCGGCACGCTGCTGCTGATGGCGCGCGGCTACGCGGTGGACTACGTGCGCGCTATCGACTGGCTGCAGGGATTGCCGCTGTACTACTGGGGCGATATCGACACGCACGGCCTGGCGATCCTGCATCGGCTGCGCCAGCACGCGCCGCGGACGGTCGCGCTGCTGATGGACGCAGCCACCTTGCGCGATACGCCATCCGAGCTGTGGGGACACGAGCGCCGCCAGCATCGCGCGCAGCGGCTGGACGCGCTCACCACCGCCGAGCAGGCCTTGTACACCGACCTGCGCAGCGGCCGCTTCGGCCCCGCCCCGCGCCTGGAGCAGGAGCGCATCGCCTGGGATTACGCATGGCCACGCATCCGCGCCGCGCTGGTCCGATAG
- a CDS encoding sulfite exporter TauE/SafE family protein, with amino-acid sequence MLESIPTELPWLLCIAFVAGLVDAAVGGGGLIQLPGLFATLPQQAPAVLLGTNKFSAMAGTGVSAWRYARNLRFPWRPVLYATAAAFACSFLGASTVSLLPKQAVRPLILALLIAMLAYTLVKKDFGALHRPRHIGRRELAIALAMGAAIGFYDGFFGPGTGSFLIFLFIRFFGLDFLRASAAAKVVNLATNLAALCFFVPSGQVLLAVAVPMAAANIGGAVAGTRLALRGGTPLIRQLFLVLVVVLIGKMGWDLLR; translated from the coding sequence TTGCTGGAGTCGATCCCGACCGAGCTGCCCTGGCTGCTGTGCATCGCCTTCGTCGCCGGGCTGGTGGATGCGGCGGTGGGCGGCGGCGGCCTGATCCAGTTGCCGGGCCTGTTCGCGACCCTGCCGCAGCAGGCGCCGGCGGTGCTGCTGGGCACCAACAAGTTCAGCGCGATGGCCGGCACCGGCGTATCGGCCTGGCGCTATGCGCGCAACCTGCGCTTCCCGTGGCGGCCGGTGCTGTACGCCACCGCGGCGGCGTTCGCGTGTTCCTTCCTCGGCGCCAGCACGGTCAGCCTGCTGCCGAAACAGGCGGTGCGGCCGCTGATCCTGGCGCTGCTGATCGCGATGCTGGCCTATACGCTGGTCAAGAAGGACTTCGGCGCGCTGCACCGGCCGCGCCACATCGGCCGCCGCGAACTGGCCATCGCGCTGGCGATGGGCGCGGCGATCGGTTTCTACGACGGCTTCTTCGGCCCCGGCACCGGCAGCTTCCTGATCTTCCTGTTCATCCGCTTTTTCGGGCTGGACTTCCTGCGCGCCTCGGCCGCGGCGAAGGTGGTCAACCTGGCCACCAACCTGGCCGCGCTGTGCTTCTTCGTGCCCAGCGGGCAGGTGCTGCTGGCGGTGGCGGTGCCGATGGCCGCGGCCAACATCGGCGGCGCGGTGGCCGGCACGCGGCTGGCGCTGCGCGGCGGCACGCCGCTGATCCGGCAGCTGTTCCTGGTGCTGGTGGTGGTGCTGATCGGCAAGATGGGCTGGGACCTGCTGCGCTGA